One region of Pagrus major chromosome 7, Pma_NU_1.0 genomic DNA includes:
- the LOC140999282 gene encoding C-type mannose receptor 2-like, whose amino-acid sequence MSPVCMSVTTGLSAVSSHVPRQHHFVSDLKTMTEAQRYCREKYTDLATIDNMEDVRILIDTVDKSKVSNEVWIGLYDDVNSWRWSLSHTSFYKDGETEFRQWGTGQPNNYKSIEHCTVMYDGGRWHDYPCENRVRAVCMDVRGLKVTFVLIETLMTWTEAQSYCRDHHTDLASVRNTAENQKVKDLVPSGQLAWIGLFRDSWKWSDGSNSSFRYWDQTEPNNAGGIEACVIAHLGRDGKWFDVPCDLKKPFVCYSLPAVQTTSSSSTTSSTPPTSSTTQPDAGGCPNNLGRRHDGFRV is encoded by the exons ATGTCACCAGTATGCATGTCTGTCACTACAGGGCTGAGTGCTGTCTCATCACATGTCCCTCGTCAGCACCATTTTGTTTCTGACCTGAAGACCATGACTGAAGCTCAGAGgtactgcagagagaaatacaCTGACCTGGCAACTATAGACAACATGGAGGACGTGAGGATCCTGATCGACACCGTAGATAAAAGCAAAGTGTCCAAT GAGGTCTGGATTGGGCTGTATGATGACGTGAACAGCTGGAGGTGGTCACTGTCACACACCAGTTTCTACAAAGACGGGGAGACTGAGTTCAGACAGTGGGGGACTGGACAACCAAACAACTATAAAAGTATAGAGCACTGCACAGTGATGTATGATGGTGGACGATGGCATGACTACCCTTGTGAAAATCGCGTTCGGGCGGTCTGCATGGATGTCAGAG GGCTGAAGGTGACGTTTGTCCTCATCGAGACTCTCATGACCTGGACTGAGGCCCAGAGCTACTGCAGAGATCACCACACAGACCTGGCCAGTGTgaggaacacagcagagaaccaGAAGGTAAAGGACTTGGTACCTTCAGGACAACTAGCCTGGATCGGCCTTTTCAGAGACTCCTGGAAGTGGTCGGATGGAAGTAACTCCTCATTTAGGTACTGGGATCAAACTGAACCTAATAACGCTGGTGGGATAGAGGCTTGTGTGATAGCACACTTGGGCAGAGATGGAAAATGGTTTGACGTTCCCTGTGACCTGAAGAAACCGTTCGTTTGCTACAGCCTAC CTGCAGTTCAgacaacaagcagcagcagcaccacatcCAGCACGCCACCAACCTCCAGCACCACGCAGCCTGACGCCG GTGGCTGCCCCAACAATCTGGGAAGAAGGCACGATGGGTTCAGGGTCTGA